From Draconibacterium halophilum, one genomic window encodes:
- a CDS encoding dipeptidase: MKKARTFLLMVGGLLAGLNGFCEGKDGLAMEIHKRIITIDTHCDTPMGLLRGDLDVGKKNKAPGSLVDFPRMEEGGLDAIFFAAFTSQRQRTEENTQKAYELANQMIELTYEACKKYNNMAEVATTPEDVIRLEKEGKRAIYIGMENGFPVGQELDRVEEFYNKGVRYITLCHSSNNDICDSSTDRKGPEFGGLSPFGKKVVKEMNRLGMLVDVSHISDKSFYDVIELSEVPVFASHSSVRAIANHKRNMTDDMIKTLAKNGGVIQICLLDDYIKDPDTTTVRYQKEQELRKVFNTSFAKMSEEEQAVVRKQWRQLDEKYPKHLPIVADCVDHIDHVKNLVGIDYVGIGSDFDGGGGLADCADVSQMPNITAEMLKRGYTEEEIAKVWGGNFLRVFAEVIENKQ, encoded by the coding sequence ATGAAAAAGGCGCGCACTTTTTTGCTGATGGTTGGGGGATTGTTGGCAGGTTTAAATGGATTTTGTGAAGGAAAAGATGGTTTAGCAATGGAAATACATAAACGCATAATTACTATTGATACGCACTGTGATACGCCAATGGGTTTGCTTCGAGGCGATTTAGATGTTGGTAAAAAAAATAAGGCACCGGGAAGCCTGGTTGATTTCCCCAGGATGGAAGAAGGCGGTTTGGATGCCATCTTTTTTGCAGCTTTTACCAGCCAGCGCCAGCGCACCGAAGAAAATACACAGAAAGCCTATGAGCTGGCCAATCAAATGATTGAGCTTACCTACGAGGCGTGTAAAAAATATAATAACATGGCCGAGGTGGCAACTACTCCGGAAGATGTTATTCGCCTGGAAAAAGAAGGAAAACGTGCCATTTATATTGGCATGGAAAATGGCTTTCCTGTTGGGCAGGAACTCGACCGGGTTGAAGAATTTTATAATAAAGGTGTTCGATATATTACACTTTGCCACTCGTCGAACAACGATATTTGCGACTCTTCAACCGACAGAAAGGGGCCGGAGTTCGGTGGCTTGAGTCCGTTCGGGAAAAAGGTGGTGAAGGAAATGAACCGCCTCGGAATGCTTGTCGATGTTTCGCATATCTCTGATAAATCGTTTTATGATGTAATTGAATTGAGTGAGGTTCCTGTTTTTGCTTCGCATTCGAGTGTGCGTGCCATTGCAAATCATAAGCGAAACATGACAGACGATATGATTAAAACACTGGCAAAAAATGGCGGTGTAATTCAAATCTGCTTACTTGATGACTACATTAAAGATCCGGATACCACCACTGTGCGTTACCAGAAAGAACAAGAACTTCGGAAAGTTTTTAATACAAGCTTTGCAAAAATGAGCGAAGAGGAACAGGCAGTAGTGAGGAAACAATGGCGCCAACTGGATGAGAAATATCCAAAGCACCTGCCTATTGTTGCCGATTGTGTAGATCATATCGATCATGTAAAAAATCTTGTAGGCATTGATTATGTTGGAATTGGTTCTGATTTTGACGGCGGCGGCGGTTTAGCCGATTGTGCAGATGTAAGCCAAATGCCAAACATTACTGCCGAAATGCTAAAGCGCGGTTACACCGAAGAAGAAATTGCTAAAGTTTGGGGCGGTAACTTTCTTCGGGTATTTGCTGAGGTGATTGAAAATAAGCAATAA
- a CDS encoding DUF3810 domain-containing protein — translation MKANKKYKWLILPALAGIIFGLTLILRQQPRLVETWYARGIYPQIAALLSNVSSIFPFSLDDVLYVVLLLMPVALIVRVFTKSMKWKNAGKFLLNILAAAYILFYVLWGFNYFRSPLQERLELQDREPNTEEFVQFIHQYIQEVNALHCSFDSMDKKNVDELIEASYKELAPALHFDYPMGKRPDKQITFSGFYAKSGITGYFGPFFNEVHVNQKILPIEYPFVLAHEKAHQLGVTSEAEANFYSWLVCSNSSSQQIRYSANLFISFHFFRQSRGLEAYQELVAEISPEVQTDINKIREHWNKLRNATMDKTASKLNDAYLKHNNIKSGIKDYTGVVDHVMNFSLDSAFQQRYDLAPH, via the coding sequence TTGAAGGCAAACAAAAAATACAAATGGCTGATTCTTCCGGCTCTGGCAGGAATTATATTTGGGTTAACACTTATCCTGCGTCAGCAACCCAGGCTTGTTGAAACGTGGTACGCCCGGGGAATCTATCCACAAATAGCCGCTTTACTTTCAAATGTCTCTTCCATTTTTCCTTTTTCGCTTGATGACGTATTATACGTCGTACTGTTATTAATGCCCGTCGCATTGATCGTTAGGGTTTTTACAAAAAGTATGAAATGGAAAAACGCCGGCAAGTTTTTGCTAAATATACTTGCAGCAGCCTATATTCTGTTTTATGTGCTTTGGGGATTTAATTATTTCCGCTCGCCATTACAAGAACGCCTTGAATTGCAGGACAGAGAGCCAAACACAGAGGAGTTTGTACAATTTATACACCAATATATTCAGGAGGTAAATGCACTGCATTGTTCTTTCGATTCCATGGATAAAAAGAATGTAGATGAGCTTATTGAAGCATCTTACAAAGAGTTAGCTCCGGCTCTGCATTTCGATTACCCAATGGGAAAACGCCCGGACAAACAAATCACGTTTAGCGGATTTTATGCAAAATCAGGTATTACAGGTTATTTTGGGCCGTTTTTTAACGAAGTGCATGTAAACCAAAAGATTTTGCCCATTGAATACCCCTTTGTACTGGCACACGAAAAAGCGCACCAGCTGGGTGTTACCAGCGAGGCTGAAGCTAATTTCTATTCGTGGCTGGTTTGTTCAAACAGTTCGTCGCAACAGATCCGATATTCGGCTAATTTGTTTATTTCATTTCATTTTTTCAGACAGTCCAGAGGTTTGGAGGCTTACCAAGAACTTGTTGCTGAGATCTCTCCGGAAGTACAGACTGACATCAATAAAATCCGCGAACACTGGAATAAATTGCGTAACGCTACCATGGACAAAACAGCTTCGAAACTCAACGATGCTTACCTGAAGCACAATAATATAAAATCGGGGATAAAAGATTACACCGGCGTGGTTGACCATGTGATGAACTTTTCGTTAGATTCCGCTTTTCAGCAACGGTACGATCTTGCGCCCCATTAA
- a CDS encoding MBL fold metallo-hydrolase: MKLIPISAGHFQCDGGALFGAIPKVLWNKVYPCDENNFTQLTLRCLLVETSDRKILIEAGIGNHYPEKHLRNNGVTSVDELERSLAGKGYSTADITDVFFTHLHWDHCTGAVKNVDGKPELVFPNATLWSSKTQWEHAQISNPRERAAFHHPVLDFMMESGKLKLIEKEGELLPGFEIRLFDGHTPGQMLPILHTKKHSFVYTSDLFPTAANIPLLWISAYDLDPVKVMEEKGRFLKEAAENNYIFFFEHDYYTECASVQKTEKGVQMKEKFSLAELL, from the coding sequence ATGAAACTTATTCCAATATCTGCCGGTCATTTTCAGTGCGATGGAGGAGCCTTGTTTGGCGCCATTCCAAAAGTATTGTGGAACAAAGTTTACCCCTGCGATGAAAATAATTTCACCCAACTAACATTACGTTGTCTGCTGGTTGAAACCAGTGATCGGAAAATACTTATCGAAGCCGGAATTGGGAATCATTATCCCGAGAAACACCTCAGGAATAATGGCGTTACTTCGGTTGACGAACTGGAAAGATCATTGGCCGGAAAAGGTTATTCAACAGCCGATATTACTGATGTATTTTTTACACACTTACATTGGGATCACTGTACCGGAGCCGTTAAAAATGTGGATGGAAAACCGGAGCTTGTTTTTCCGAATGCCACTTTGTGGAGCAGCAAAACACAGTGGGAACATGCCCAAATATCGAATCCACGCGAAAGAGCTGCCTTCCATCACCCGGTGCTGGATTTTATGATGGAATCAGGAAAACTAAAGCTGATTGAAAAAGAGGGAGAATTGCTGCCGGGCTTTGAAATCAGGCTATTTGATGGCCACACTCCGGGACAAATGCTTCCCATTCTCCACACCAAAAAACACTCGTTTGTTTACACTTCCGATCTGTTTCCAACAGCCGCCAACATCCCTTTGCTGTGGATTTCAGCTTACGATCTCGATCCGGTAAAAGTAATGGAAGAGAAAGGCAGATTTTTGAAAGAGGCAGCTGAAAATAACTACATTTTCTTTTTCGAGCATGATTATTACACCGAATGTGCTTCGGTGCAGAAGACTGAAAAAGGTGTTCAGATGAAAGAGAAATTCAGCCTGGCAGAATTACTTTGA
- a CDS encoding META domain-containing protein, which produces MKRAKLILFFVLSGLLFNACNDDCDCNGQMLGQWEIADFVSVESSTYPKDDNYSPLIEFNRDSTYDLALDVNVCGGEYSLSSTDSISISSAGCTKICCDSEFSKKITTMLPRISTWSINGDELRLTVDGWGWINLNRVSK; this is translated from the coding sequence ATGAAACGAGCAAAACTTATACTTTTCTTTGTATTATCAGGGCTGTTATTTAATGCCTGTAATGATGACTGCGATTGCAATGGGCAAATGTTGGGGCAGTGGGAAATTGCCGATTTTGTGTCTGTTGAATCGTCAACCTACCCGAAAGATGATAATTACAGTCCGTTAATTGAATTTAATAGAGATAGTACTTACGATTTAGCTTTGGATGTGAATGTTTGCGGAGGCGAATATTCTTTGAGTTCAACCGATAGCATTAGTATTTCCTCGGCGGGTTGTACAAAGATTTGTTGTGACAGTGAATTCTCGAAAAAGATTACGACGATGTTGCCTCGGATTTCTACCTGGAGTATTAACGGAGATGAACTTCGTTTAACGGTTGACGGGTGGGGATGGATTAATTTAAATCGGGTATCAAAGTAA
- the rlmN gene encoding 23S rRNA (adenine(2503)-C(2))-methyltransferase RlmN, which produces MKEPLFGKTLAELQELVVELGLPKFTAKQITDWLYKKPISSIDEMTNLSLKARELLNERFEFGLTPYTKVQASTDGTRKYLFPTIQDKFIETAMIPERDRKTVCVSSQVGCKMGCLFCFTAKQGFQGQLSAGEIVNQIKSIDEVEEVSNIVYMGMGEPFDNLDEVLKSLEILTSEWGFGMSPRRITVSTIGIIPGMLTFLEKSEAHLAVSLHTPFHEERQKIMPVQVAYPVNEVVDEIKSWDFGRQRRVSFEYILFEDLNDSQKHVDELARLLSGLKCRVNLIRFHPVPGTPLKSPGEKTIQRFKDALNNKGILTTIRASRGQDIYAACGLLSTKELVK; this is translated from the coding sequence ATGAAGGAGCCATTATTCGGGAAAACATTAGCAGAATTGCAGGAGTTGGTTGTGGAGCTGGGGCTGCCAAAATTTACCGCTAAACAAATTACAGACTGGCTGTATAAAAAGCCAATCAGTTCGATCGATGAGATGACCAACCTCTCGCTTAAAGCACGTGAATTGCTGAACGAGCGTTTTGAATTTGGCTTAACACCCTACACAAAAGTACAGGCCAGTACTGATGGCACCCGAAAATACCTTTTCCCAACTATTCAGGATAAATTTATCGAGACGGCAATGATCCCGGAACGCGACCGGAAGACCGTTTGCGTGAGCTCGCAGGTGGGCTGCAAGATGGGCTGCCTGTTTTGTTTTACCGCCAAACAAGGTTTTCAGGGACAGCTTTCTGCCGGCGAGATCGTTAATCAAATTAAAAGTATTGATGAAGTTGAAGAGGTAAGTAATATTGTGTACATGGGAATGGGCGAACCTTTCGATAACCTCGATGAAGTATTAAAGAGCCTTGAAATTCTTACTTCCGAATGGGGATTCGGGATGAGTCCGCGGCGGATAACCGTTTCTACTATTGGTATTATTCCAGGCATGCTGACTTTTTTGGAGAAAAGCGAAGCGCATTTAGCCGTGAGTTTACATACGCCATTCCACGAAGAGCGTCAGAAAATTATGCCGGTGCAGGTAGCGTACCCGGTTAACGAAGTTGTGGATGAAATTAAAAGCTGGGATTTTGGCCGTCAGCGTCGTGTGTCGTTCGAGTATATTTTGTTTGAAGATCTGAATGATTCACAGAAACATGTAGATGAACTGGCCCGTTTGCTTAGCGGTTTAAAATGCCGTGTTAACCTGATTCGTTTTCACCCGGTACCGGGAACACCGCTAAAAAGTCCGGGAGAAAAAACCATCCAGCGATTTAAAGATGCGCTCAATAATAAAGGAATTCTCACTACAATTCGTGCTTCGCGCGGACAGGATATTTATGCGGCTTGTGGTTTGCTATCTACTAAAGAGTTGGTGAAGTAG
- a CDS encoding amidase: MKRRSFFKTTALGGSVLALSGVTACVQESKVPEEVDLTAFDLNETSALELQQKMESRELTAESICKKYLDRIALVDPHLKSVIELNPDAMDIAKKLDEERQNGKVRGPLHGIPVMIKDNIDTGDKMQTTAGSLALVGNVAEKDAFIVKKLRDAGAVLLGKTNLSEWANFRSTNSSSGWSGRGGQVRNPFCLDRSPCGSSSGTGAAVSGNLCTIGIGTETNGSIVCPSGINGVVGIKPTLGTWSRQGIIPIAHSQDTAGPMARNVTDAAILLGALAEFDASDAKTHLEQEKIYNDYTSFLKLEGLQGKRIGIASQMIPSHEKVKELIKNAVQAMQQNEAELVEDLEFETNRKWGEPSYQVLLYEFKADLNKYLQEHPSAPRKSLKELIEFNKTNADKEMPWFGQEIFEEAQEKGDLNSEEYLKALDDSKRFAGKEGIDALMDEHNLDALIAPTNGPTWSIDWVNGDSFTGGSSSPAAISGYPNITVPMGFVEGLPIGLSFFGRAWSEPVLLEIAYAFEQATKHRESPDFKKSLME, from the coding sequence ATGAAACGTCGTTCCTTTTTTAAAACAACCGCCCTGGGTGGTTCTGTGCTGGCTTTAAGTGGTGTAACTGCATGTGTGCAAGAGTCGAAGGTGCCGGAAGAAGTTGATCTGACTGCATTCGATTTAAATGAGACATCAGCTTTAGAGCTTCAGCAAAAAATGGAATCGAGAGAGCTAACTGCAGAAAGTATTTGTAAAAAGTACCTCGATCGGATTGCGCTGGTTGATCCTCATTTAAAGTCGGTGATTGAGCTAAATCCTGATGCTATGGATATCGCCAAAAAGCTGGATGAAGAACGACAAAACGGGAAAGTTCGTGGCCCGTTGCATGGTATACCGGTGATGATTAAAGACAATATCGATACCGGCGATAAAATGCAAACTACCGCCGGATCGTTGGCATTGGTAGGGAATGTGGCAGAAAAGGATGCATTTATAGTAAAAAAATTACGCGATGCCGGAGCTGTTTTACTCGGTAAAACCAACCTGAGCGAGTGGGCGAATTTTCGATCTACGAATTCGTCAAGCGGTTGGAGCGGCCGTGGCGGACAGGTGAGAAATCCTTTCTGTCTCGATCGGAGCCCGTGTGGTTCCAGTTCCGGAACAGGAGCCGCTGTTTCGGGTAACCTGTGTACCATCGGTATTGGTACCGAAACCAATGGTTCTATTGTTTGTCCCTCAGGAATAAACGGTGTTGTGGGTATAAAACCAACTTTGGGAACATGGAGCCGACAGGGGATTATCCCAATTGCACATAGCCAGGATACAGCCGGGCCGATGGCACGCAATGTAACCGATGCCGCTATTTTGCTGGGGGCTTTGGCTGAATTTGATGCCAGCGATGCTAAAACACATTTAGAACAAGAGAAAATCTACAATGATTATACATCTTTTCTGAAATTGGAAGGATTACAGGGAAAGCGAATTGGTATAGCTTCGCAGATGATTCCGTCGCACGAGAAAGTGAAGGAATTGATCAAAAATGCAGTTCAGGCCATGCAGCAAAACGAGGCTGAGTTGGTTGAAGATCTGGAATTTGAAACAAACCGAAAGTGGGGAGAACCATCCTACCAAGTTTTACTTTACGAATTTAAAGCCGACCTGAATAAGTATCTGCAAGAACATCCTTCTGCTCCACGGAAATCGCTGAAAGAGCTGATAGAATTTAACAAGACAAATGCCGATAAGGAAATGCCGTGGTTTGGCCAGGAGATTTTTGAGGAGGCACAGGAAAAAGGGGATTTAAACTCGGAGGAGTACCTGAAAGCGTTGGATGATTCGAAACGTTTTGCCGGGAAAGAAGGAATAGATGCCTTAATGGACGAACACAATTTGGATGCTTTAATTGCACCTACAAACGGCCCAACATGGAGTATCGACTGGGTAAATGGCGACAGTTTTACCGGCGGTAGTTCTTCGCCGGCAGCTATTTCCGGCTATCCGAATATTACGGTGCCCATGGGATTTGTTGAGGGATTGCCCATTGGACTTTCATTCTTTGGCCGCGCCTGGAGCGAGCCTGTTTTGCTGGAGATTGCCTATGCTTTTGAGCAGGCGACCAAACACCGGGAATCGCCGGATTTTAAAAAATCGTTGATGGAATGA
- a CDS encoding glycosyltransferase family 9 protein: MKVKFLVIRFSSIGDIVLTTPVVRGLKQQVENAEVHFVTKKKFACLVYSNPYIDKVHFLEDNIGSLIHELAKEDFDYIIDLHNNFRSNKIKRRLKMQSFAVNKINWEKFLMIRFKMNRLPDVHIVERYLETVSIFDVKNDDQGLDYFIDDTTSFKLSDLPETFQKGYVAFVIAGTYFTKKLPVHKVSEICQQIPYPVILLGGKNEYDEGEQVLSQSKGNILNFAGKISLNQSASLVRDSRVVLANDTGLMHIAAAFKKKIFSFWGNTIPEFGMVPYQPGESSEILQVTGLKCRPCSKLGYRKCPMKHFKCMEDIDVKKAVEWINTNY; encoded by the coding sequence ATGAAAGTAAAATTCCTGGTAATACGCTTTAGTTCCATTGGCGACATTGTTCTTACAACGCCGGTTGTTCGCGGATTGAAACAGCAGGTTGAGAATGCTGAAGTTCATTTCGTTACCAAAAAGAAGTTTGCCTGCCTGGTTTATTCCAACCCGTATATCGATAAAGTTCATTTTCTTGAAGATAACATTGGTTCCCTAATTCATGAACTGGCTAAAGAGGACTTTGATTATATTATCGATCTTCATAACAATTTCAGAAGTAACAAAATAAAGCGTCGGTTAAAAATGCAGTCGTTTGCGGTGAATAAAATCAACTGGGAGAAGTTTCTGATGATTCGTTTTAAAATGAACCGTTTGCCCGATGTACATATTGTAGAACGGTATCTTGAAACGGTTTCGATTTTTGATGTGAAAAACGATGACCAGGGGCTGGATTATTTCATCGACGACACAACTTCGTTTAAATTGAGTGACCTGCCCGAAACTTTTCAAAAGGGTTATGTGGCTTTTGTAATTGCCGGAACCTATTTCACTAAAAAACTTCCTGTTCATAAAGTCAGCGAAATATGTCAGCAAATTCCATATCCGGTTATTTTGCTGGGAGGTAAAAATGAATACGATGAAGGCGAACAGGTGCTTTCGCAATCGAAAGGAAATATACTGAACTTTGCCGGAAAAATTTCGCTTAATCAGTCGGCTTCTCTGGTGCGCGACTCGCGGGTAGTGTTGGCAAACGACACCGGATTAATGCACATTGCAGCGGCTTTTAAAAAGAAAATCTTTTCGTTTTGGGGAAATACCATTCCTGAGTTTGGGATGGTGCCTTATCAGCCCGGAGAGTCGTCGGAGATTCTTCAGGTAACCGGTTTGAAATGCCGCCCCTGCTCAAAATTAGGCTATAGAAAATGTCCGATGAAACACTTTAAATGTATGGAAGATATTGATGTTAAAAAGGCGGTTGAGTGGATCAATACAAACTACTAA
- the atpC gene encoding ATP synthase F1 subunit epsilon codes for MHLEIITPDKKIFEGEVSLIQLPGSKGGFEILKNHAPIISTLEKGVLKIKEINGGEQHFEVDGGVIENKANKIIVLVESA; via the coding sequence ATGCATTTAGAAATAATTACACCGGATAAAAAAATATTTGAGGGCGAAGTAAGCCTCATTCAACTGCCAGGGAGTAAAGGTGGTTTTGAGATTCTTAAAAACCATGCTCCGATTATTTCAACACTCGAAAAGGGTGTGCTGAAAATAAAAGAAATTAATGGAGGCGAGCAGCATTTTGAAGTTGATGGTGGTGTAATTGAGAATAAAGCAAATAAAATTATAGTATTGGTTGAATCTGCATAA
- the atpD gene encoding F0F1 ATP synthase subunit beta, which translates to MVQSIGKILQVIGPVVDVSFDSEGSELPSIHDALEIPREDKESLIIECQQHIGENTIRCVAMDSTDGLQRGSAVKNLGSPITMPKGEISLGRLLNVVGDSVDGLEQLPKEGLSIHSQPPKYEDLTTESEVLYTGIKVIDLIEPYAKGGKIGLFGGAGVGKTVLIQELINNIALAHSGLSVFAGVGERTREGNDLLREMIEANIVDYGEDFKKSMEEGNWDLSKVDPEKLKESKLAMVFGQMNEPPGARARVALSGLTIAESLRDGDGSTGSGRDILFFVDNIFRFTQAGSEVSALLGRMPSAVGYQPTLATEMGEMQERITSTKNGSITSVQAVYVPADDLTDPAPATTFAHLDATTVLSRKIAELGIYPAVDPLDSSSRILSAEVVGDDHYNCAQDVKMLLQRYTELQDIIAILGMDELSEEDKLVVHRARRVQRFLSQPFFVASAFTGLEGKLVSIEDTIKGFRMIMNGDVDKYPEAAFNLVGTIEEAIEKGEKLLADN; encoded by the coding sequence ATGGTTCAAAGCATAGGTAAAATATTACAGGTTATCGGACCTGTAGTAGACGTTAGTTTTGATAGTGAAGGCAGCGAACTTCCTTCAATTCACGATGCACTTGAAATTCCCCGCGAAGACAAAGAAAGTTTAATAATAGAATGTCAGCAACACATTGGCGAAAATACAATCCGATGTGTAGCAATGGATTCGACCGATGGTTTGCAGAGAGGGTCAGCGGTAAAGAATTTGGGCAGTCCGATTACCATGCCAAAAGGTGAAATTTCACTCGGTCGCCTGCTAAATGTGGTGGGAGATTCTGTTGATGGATTGGAGCAACTGCCAAAAGAAGGTTTAAGCATACATAGCCAACCTCCTAAATACGAAGATCTGACAACAGAAAGTGAGGTATTATATACCGGGATAAAGGTAATCGACCTGATTGAACCCTATGCAAAAGGAGGTAAAATTGGATTGTTTGGTGGCGCCGGAGTAGGTAAAACCGTTCTGATTCAGGAATTGATCAATAACATTGCATTGGCGCACTCCGGTTTATCGGTATTTGCAGGTGTTGGAGAACGTACCCGTGAAGGAAACGATTTGCTTCGCGAGATGATTGAAGCCAACATTGTTGATTATGGAGAAGACTTCAAAAAATCGATGGAAGAGGGAAACTGGGACCTTTCAAAAGTAGATCCTGAAAAATTAAAAGAATCGAAACTGGCCATGGTATTTGGTCAGATGAATGAACCACCGGGTGCACGTGCCCGTGTTGCGCTTTCAGGACTAACAATTGCCGAAAGTTTGCGCGATGGCGATGGCTCAACAGGAAGTGGTCGCGATATTCTGTTCTTTGTTGATAATATTTTCCGCTTTACACAAGCAGGATCTGAGGTATCAGCGCTGCTCGGGCGTATGCCTTCGGCAGTAGGTTACCAACCAACGTTGGCTACTGAAATGGGGGAGATGCAGGAACGGATTACTTCTACTAAAAATGGGTCGATTACTTCTGTTCAGGCGGTTTATGTACCTGCTGATGACTTGACCGACCCTGCGCCGGCAACAACATTTGCGCACCTCGATGCAACTACAGTATTGAGTCGTAAAATTGCTGAGTTAGGTATTTATCCGGCGGTTGATCCGCTTGATTCTTCTTCACGTATTCTTTCGGCTGAAGTTGTTGGAGACGATCACTACAATTGTGCTCAGGACGTTAAAATGTTGTTACAGCGTTACACGGAGTTGCAGGATATTATCGCAATTCTGGGAATGGATGAACTTTCAGAAGAAGATAAACTGGTGGTTCACCGTGCGCGTCGTGTGCAGCGTTTCCTTTCGCAGCCATTCTTTGTGGCTTCGGCATTTACCGGACTGGAAGGAAAACTGGTTTCGATTGAAGATACGATCAAAGGTTTTAGAATGATTATGAACGGTGATGTTGACAAATATCCGGAGGCAGCTTTTAACCTTGTTGGAACAATTGAAGAAGCCATCGAAAAAGGTGAAAAATTGTTAGCCGACAACTAA